The DNA segment GACGGATAAAAGAGGAAATAAAGTATGGATCGCATTATTCAATCCCCCGGTAAGTACATCCAGGGTGCAGATGTCATCACACGTCTTGGCGAATACCTCAAGCCGCTGGCTGAACGTTGGCTGGTTGTCGGCGACAAATTTGTTCTCGGTTTCGCTCAGGGCGAGCTGGAAAAAAGCTTTAAAAATGCAGGACTGGCGCTGGAAGTTGCGCCGTTTGGCGGTGAATGCTCGCAAAACGAGATCGACCGTTTGCGCAGCGTGGCGGAAAACGCGCAGTGTGGCGCCGTGCTCGGCATCGGCGGCGGTAAAACGCTGGATACCGCCAAAGCCCTTGCCCACTTTATGAACCTGCCTGTGGCGATCGCCCCGACCATCGCCTCAACCGATGCGCCATGCAGCGCCCTTTCGGTTATCTACACCGATGCCGGTGAATTTGATCGTTATCTGCTGCTACCGCATAACCCGCATATGGTTATCGTTGACACCAAAATCGTTGCCGGCGCCCCGGCGCGTCTGTTAGCCGCAGGGATTGGTGATGCGCTGGCCACCTGGTTTGAAGCGCGCGCGTGTTCACGCAGCGGCGCGATCACCATGGCGGGCGGCAAATGCACTCAGGCGGCGCTGGCGCTGGCTGAACTGTGCTACAACACGCTGCTCGAAGAGGGTGAAAAAGCGATGCTCGCCGCCGAACAGCACGTCGTGACCCCGGCGCTTGAACGCGTGATTGAAGCCAACACCTATCTGAGCGGCGTCGGCTTTGAAAGCGGCGGTCTGGCTGCCGCGCACGCGGTTCACAACGGCCTGACGGCGATCCCGGATGCGCACCACTACTATCACGGTGAAAAAGTGGCCTTTGGTACGCTGACTCAGCTGATTCTGGAAAACGCGCCGGTTGAAGAGAT comes from the Citrobacter amalonaticus genome and includes:
- the gldA gene encoding bifunctional L-1,2-propanediol dehydrogenase/glycerol dehydrogenase, which produces MDRIIQSPGKYIQGADVITRLGEYLKPLAERWLVVGDKFVLGFAQGELEKSFKNAGLALEVAPFGGECSQNEIDRLRSVAENAQCGAVLGIGGGKTLDTAKALAHFMNLPVAIAPTIASTDAPCSALSVIYTDAGEFDRYLLLPHNPHMVIVDTKIVAGAPARLLAAGIGDALATWFEARACSRSGAITMAGGKCTQAALALAELCYNTLLEEGEKAMLAAEQHVVTPALERVIEANTYLSGVGFESGGLAAAHAVHNGLTAIPDAHHYYHGEKVAFGTLTQLILENAPVEEIETVAALCHSVGLPITLAQLDIKQDIPAKMRIVAEASCAEGETIHNMPGGATPDQVYAALLVADQYGQRYLQEWE